The genomic segment AACGACGCATCGACGCGGAACTGATCGGAAAATTCATATCCCAGATTGGCAAATACGGCCCAGGCAAAATTGTTCTGGCTGTCGGCCAGAAATGTCGACTGCGGGCTTGCGGGATTGGTCGATGGCGTCCGGAAAACCGGGAATACACCTTGTTGGAAATCGAGCAGATTGCCCGTCGAAATATAGCGTGCCGTATCGATATAATATCCGCCGAACATCCAGAAGAGTTTCTCGTTTTTCGGGGACTCGATCCGGATTTCCTGGCTGACAGCCTTCACATTCAGATATTGGCTCTGAGCAAGATCGAACGGCAGGCCAAAAACAGCGACCAGAAGGGATTCGTTGAACGGTAGGAAGTTGAAGGCATCGCCCGTGAGGATTTCCTTCACGGTGTCATATGAGGTGATCGACGTCGCCGTGAAGCCTTCGCCTTCATAGGCAAACTTTGCGGCCACATTCAGGATGTCGCGGTTGTTGATACCGCGGTTATTGACCCGGATCGGAAGGCTGGTGTCGTTCACATCATTGACGATGTTGAAATAGAGCGCCTGTGTTTCCAGTCGGGCATAAGATGCGCGCAGATCGGCGGTCCAGCCATTGCCGGGTTCAAACAACAAATTCCCGCGGACCGACAGGTCTTTTACCGGGTCGGCATCCTCGTTCAGAAATGTATTGCGAAGATATCCGTCCGTATCCCGGTAGGAGCCCGACAGACGGAATTTTACGGTGTCGGACAAGGGTCCGCTGATCCCTGCGCGGACATTCCAGCCGAACCCGTTGTCGATGCCGGCCTTGAAACTGCCGGTCAAGGTATCGGTTGGTTTCTGGCTAGTGATGATGATCGCACCGCCAATGGCGTTACGACCATAAAGACCACCCTGCGGGCCTTTGAGGACCTCGATTTGGGCGATATCGACCAATTCTTGGTTGAAGGCCGCAGGATTTACCTGCTGAACCCCATCAATGACGACTGCGACCGAGGGCTCACTATTGCGGGCTTGGGTGATGCCGCGAATGATGATGAAGGCGTTACCCGAATTCTGGGTTTCGACCAGATTGACGTTGGACGTGAGATTTATGAAATCGAGAGGCTTTTCAATGCCTGCATTTTCGATCGTTTCCGAATTGAACGCGGTTACCGCGGCCGGAACATCCTGAAGATTCTGGTCACGGCGCAAGGCGCTGACAACAATTTCCTGGGTGTCTTGATCGGCTGCTTCAGATGCTTCTTGAGCATGAACGATGCTGGGGACGAGCGCGGTGCTGCCCAATAAAGTAACCAAGGCCGCAGAAGCCCACTTCGCAGACTGAAATGCCATTCTCCATCTCCCGTACCGTTTCAAACGCTTTCTATCACCGAAGCGTATCACGGTGTTCTAATTCGTTCGAATGTCGAAGTCAAGTTCGATATGCGAAGTTTTTAAGAGGAGGTTTCCCGTTGCAATGCATGGGCCAGCGACGGCCATCGGCGAAGCGCAGCCTCGATTTCCGCAGCCGCCTCCCGCAAGAGAGGAAGCCGCGATGTGATCAGATCATCTTGGGAGATTCGCGTTGTCGAGGTCGAGCAGTTCACAGCAGCGATCGGTCGGCGCGACGCGTCGAACACGGGCACGGCTACCGATACAATGCCGAAATCCAGTTCATCAAAGGCCGAGTCATAGCCCCTGCTCCGCACCAATTGGAGCCGTTCGCGCATTGCCTTTTCGGACGTCACAGTATGCTCGGTGAATTTTTCAAAAGGTGCAGCGGCAAGATATTCTTCGATCTCCGCCTCAGGCAGAAATGCCAAAATGGTTTTCCCCATCGACGTTGCATGAGCCGGAAAACGCGTCCCCACATTGACGCCCAACCGGATCCGCCGGTTTGTGGACACATGCGCGAGATAAAGGACGTCCTTGCCGGCGATCGAGGCCATCGACGCGCTGTCGCCCGTTTCATCGCGCAGCGACTGGAGCGGCGGTACGCAGACATGTTCGAGATGCATGGATGAATGGAAAGCCGATCCAAATGCCAGAACTTCGGGTTTCAGCAAAAAATTGCGATCATGCTGGGCCACATAGCCCAGGGCAACCAAGGTATTGAGGCATCGCCGCGCTACCGCCGGGCTCAATCCGGTCACGGCCGCAACTTCGCTCAGTCGCATCTCGGGATGCTGGTCATCAAAGGCCCGCAAGACCGAAAGACCGCGCTCAAGTGTCGAAAGATACTCCGGGTCTTTCTCGGGTTTTGCCACTATTCTAGCCTTTCTAACTTCCTTCTCAGCGGGGCAACCAGCTCTTCGTCGTTCGCCCCAAGCACCGGAGGTGCGGTAACATCCAGAGCACGTTGCCCATCGAAAGTCACGGGGGATCTAATGGTTTTGAAGACGCCATGCGGTCCATTTGCGTCCTCTATGCACAGCTGCAGCGCTTTCGCCTGCTCGGATTCAATCGCTTCCTCGGACGTGTTGACGGGGGCGTGCGGAACTTCAAGATTCCGCAATAAGTCACACCATTGCTGACGCGTGCGTGTCTTGAAAATGGGCGCCAGGAAATCGATGACCTTTTCGTAATTCGCAATCCGTGCCTCGCGACTTTCAAACATGTCCAGTTGCAACATGTCGGGCTGATCGACCGCAGTAGCCAGATTTTCCCAAAATTTGGGGGGCGATGACATGTGCAGGGCAATCCACAATGTGTCGGCGCATTCGAACACATAGGATTGCGAGACGTGCGGGCGGCTATACGGCCCCATTATCTGGTCATCTGCGAAATAATGGGTGAAATCGTCGAGATTGAAATGCGCCATGGCTTCGAACATTGACGTTTCGACCAGCCGGCCTTGTCCGGTCCGCTCCCGTTCGTAAAGCGCCGCAAGCACTCCATAGGCGGCATAGAATCCGGTTGTGGCATCCGCCAGTGCGGGACCGACAACACGGCGATGAATGGGATTGACCAGAAGACGTAAAAACCCGCTGACTGCCTGCGCGACGGTATCGAATGCGGGACGATCGCGATCAGGGCCGTCATTCCCGAAGCCCGAGATTGAAGCGTAAATCAATTTCGGATTGAGCGCCCGAAGGCGGGACGCCGACACCCCGATCTTGTCGGCAACGCCAGGCCGAAAATTCTGGATGAAGACATCGGCTTCCAGGAGCATTTGATCAAACACGGCAAGGTCTTCCGGCTTGCGCGTATCTAGAGTAATGCTCTTTTTGTTGCGGTTGTAGGTTTGAAAGTGCGGACTATAAAGACCACCGCGAAATGCACGGAACGGGTCGCCAACCTTGGGCTGCTCGATCTTTATGACGTTTGCACCCAAATCTGCTAGCAGCATGCCTGCCGCCGGACCGGTTATGAATGTACCCATCTCCAATACGGTCACGTTGCTGAGCGGCTTGGCCATGTTTTCTCTCCAGACTTGACTCTACCCTATAAAATTCGAATAACGAAATCAACTTCGAAATACGAAATATGGAGGCCATTATGCGAATTGGCAAACAAGACGAGCCTTTTACATCGATTTGCACTTCCGATGCCGACAGCATCACCGTGCGCGGTCTTGATCTGTGCGAGGACATTATCGGCAAGATCGATTTCACAAGTTATTTCTGGATGCTCGTCACGGGCACCTTGCCCACACCAAAGCAGTTATTTTTCTGCAACGCGGTGCTGGCCGCCATTGCAGAGCATGGTTTGGTCCCCAGTGTCGCGGCATCGCGCATGACCTATGCCGCCGCACCGGAAGCTTTCCACGGCGCTGTCGCCGCGGGTCTATTAGGTTGCGGCAGTGTGGTTCTGGGAAGCGCGGAAGTGGCTGGCCGATTTTATGCAAGCTGCGTTGCACAGGCCAATGAACCCGGCGCGAATGCCGCAGAAATTGCCAAGGAAAATATTCTTGCACTGAGAGCCGACAAAAAAGCGATCCCCGGCTTCGGACATCCCCAGCACTCCGGTGGTGACCCGCGCGCCAACCTGCTTTTGCGTCTTGCAGAGGAACATAATATTGTCGGCAAGAATATCGAAATGCTGTATACGATCCGCGACATCCTTCCCGAAACCTTGGGTCGCGCGCTTCCGATCAATGTGAATGGCGCTATTCCGGCAGTCATGCTGGATGTCGGTTTTCCACTCAGCGCATTGAAGGGCATCTCACTTTTAGCACGCACCGCGAGTATCATTGCCCATCTGCAGGAAGAGACCGAAAGACCCATCGGCTTCATCATGTCGGGTGCAGCCGCGGATAAAATTCAATTCGTATAAGCAAATGTCTCCCCTCTGCAGTTACTTGAAAAGAGATCCCAATCGTGCGCCGTCTCACCGTCTGGTATGACCAAAGCTGCCCCTTATGCCGCAGGGAAATCGCATTGATGCGCCGTCTAGATTGGCGCAAGCGTATCGATTTCGTGGATGCGGCAGACCCGGACGCGGTGTGCCCCTTGGATCGCGCGCAGTTGTTGGCCCGGTTCCATGCCTTGGAAAATGGTAGGATGCTGTCTGGCGGAAGTGCTTTTGCCGCAATGTGGCGCGCCGTTCCGCTTCTGTGGCCACTTGGCATGATGGCAAAAATACCTGGTGCGGAGCGACTGCTGAACTGGGCTTATGCGCATTTCCTGAAAGCACGGCCGCGCCTGCAAAGCTTCTTCAAATGAGCGACGATCGATACCGCAAAGTTCCGTCGGGCCGGATTTCCCGCCTCTCTTCCTTCGGCCAGATGGCTGGAGGAATTGCAGGCGGCA from the Sphingorhabdus lacus genome contains:
- a CDS encoding TonB-dependent receptor codes for the protein MAFQSAKWASAALVTLLGSTALVPSIVHAQEASEAADQDTQEIVVSALRRDQNLQDVPAAVTAFNSETIENAGIEKPLDFINLTSNVNLVETQNSGNAFIIIRGITQARNSEPSVAVVIDGVQQVNPAAFNQELVDIAQIEVLKGPQGGLYGRNAIGGAIIITSQKPTDTLTGSFKAGIDNGFGWNVRAGISGPLSDTVKFRLSGSYRDTDGYLRNTFLNEDADPVKDLSVRGNLLFEPGNGWTADLRASYARLETQALYFNIVNDVNDTSLPIRVNNRGINNRDILNVAAKFAYEGEGFTATSITSYDTVKEILTGDAFNFLPFNESLLVAVFGLPFDLAQSQYLNVKAVSQEIRIESPKNEKLFWMFGGYYIDTARYISTGNLLDFQQGVFPVFRTPSTNPASPQSTFLADSQNNFAWAVFANLGYEFSDQFRVDASLRYDRDKRVNTTLTPTAFLPNVPGFPQGATGEKRRATFDDLQPKVTLTYQPTDDITLYGGYSRGFRSGGFNQTGVGGVASSNGIVGVSDIFKDETATTFEAGIKTRLLDRKLTLNAAAYSTLSRNSYFFVFLAANSTQNLGNVPKTRIQGFELEATLRPTPDIQLNAAAGYTWSEIKEFPDPVAIGNEAPLISRYTYNLGAQFTPELGAGLKGLFRVDYRRTGKTWWEPFNTTVRAPVDLVDARVGVNSDSWSVAAFASNLFNEKYNAEFSPGGFVFKARPRIYGLEASYKF
- a CDS encoding citryl-CoA lyase, which translates into the protein MRIGKQDEPFTSICTSDADSITVRGLDLCEDIIGKIDFTSYFWMLVTGTLPTPKQLFFCNAVLAAIAEHGLVPSVAASRMTYAAAPEAFHGAVAAGLLGCGSVVLGSAEVAGRFYASCVAQANEPGANAAEIAKENILALRADKKAIPGFGHPQHSGGDPRANLLLRLAEEHNIVGKNIEMLYTIRDILPETLGRALPINVNGAIPAVMLDVGFPLSALKGISLLARTASIIAHLQEETERPIGFIMSGAAADKIQFV
- a CDS encoding IclR family transcriptional regulator domain-containing protein → MAKPEKDPEYLSTLERGLSVLRAFDDQHPEMRLSEVAAVTGLSPAVARRCLNTLVALGYVAQHDRNFLLKPEVLAFGSAFHSSMHLEHVCVPPLQSLRDETGDSASMASIAGKDVLYLAHVSTNRRIRLGVNVGTRFPAHATSMGKTILAFLPEAEIEEYLAAAPFEKFTEHTVTSEKAMRERLQLVRSRGYDSAFDELDFGIVSVAVPVFDASRRPIAAVNCSTSTTRISQDDLITSRLPLLREAAAEIEAALRRWPSLAHALQRETSS
- a CDS encoding thiol-disulfide oxidoreductase DCC family protein: MRRLTVWYDQSCPLCRREIALMRRLDWRKRIDFVDAADPDAVCPLDRAQLLARFHALENGRMLSGGSAFAAMWRAVPLLWPLGMMAKIPGAERLLNWAYAHFLKARPRLQSFFK
- a CDS encoding CaiB/BaiF CoA transferase family protein, which translates into the protein MAKPLSNVTVLEMGTFITGPAAGMLLADLGANVIKIEQPKVGDPFRAFRGGLYSPHFQTYNRNKKSITLDTRKPEDLAVFDQMLLEADVFIQNFRPGVADKIGVSASRLRALNPKLIYASISGFGNDGPDRDRPAFDTVAQAVSGFLRLLVNPIHRRVVGPALADATTGFYAAYGVLAALYERERTGQGRLVETSMFEAMAHFNLDDFTHYFADDQIMGPYSRPHVSQSYVFECADTLWIALHMSSPPKFWENLATAVDQPDMLQLDMFESREARIANYEKVIDFLAPIFKTRTRQQWCDLLRNLEVPHAPVNTSEEAIESEQAKALQLCIEDANGPHGVFKTIRSPVTFDGQRALDVTAPPVLGANDEELVAPLRRKLERLE